ACTTCGCCAGCCAGGGGAAGACCGGCAATCCCTTCGCTTCCAGCCATTCGGCATTGTAGAGCGAGGACAGGTAACGGAACCCCGTGTCGCACAGGATCGTCGCCACGCGTGCGCTCGGCTTGCCTTCGGCCACCAGCTTGCGGCCCAGCGCCACGGCGCCGGCCACGTTGATGCCCGATGACAGGCCCAGGCACAGCCCTTCCTCGCTCAGCAGGCGGCGGACCCATTCGAGGCCCTCCTCGTCGGAAATGCGGAACTGGGTGTCGACCGGCGCACCTTCGAGGTTGGCAGTGATGCGCCCCTGCCCGATGCCCTCGGCGACCGACGACCCTTCGGCCTTGAGTTCGCCGTGCGCGTAATAGTTGTAGAGCGCGGCGCCGTAAGGATCGCTGAGGGCGATGGTGACGTTGTCGTCGAAGGCCTTCAGGCCCATGCCGACTCCCGCAAGCGTACCGCCGGTGCCCGCAGCGCAAGTGAAGCCATCGACGCGGCCTTCCATCTGCGCCCAGATTTCCGGCGCGGTGCTTTCGATGTGGGCCTTGCGGTTGGCGATATTGTCGAACTGGTTGGCCCAGATCGCGCCCTCGGTGTCCTCGGCCAGACGGCGCGAGGTGTGGACGAAATGGCCGGGGTTGGAGAACGGCGCGGCGGGGACCAGAACCAGCTCGGCGCCCAGTGCCCGCAGGGTGTCCATCTTCTCGCGCGACTGCGTCTCGGGCATGACGATCACGGTCTTATAGCCCAGCGCATTGGCGACCAGCGCGAGGCCGATGCCGGTGTTGCCGGCCGTACCTTCGACGATGGTGCCGCCCGGCTGCAGCGTACCGCGTGCTTCGGCATCGCGCACGATCCACAGTGCTGCGCGATCCTTCACCGAGGCGCCGGGGTTGGCGAATTCGCACTTGCCCCAGATTTCACAGCCGGCAGCCTCGCTCGGCCCCTTGAGGAGGACGAGCGGGGTATTGCCGATGAGGTCGAGCGTGGAAGGCTGCGCCTGCGGCGCGACAGTCTTGGATGAGGTCATGGCGCGAGAGTTAGGAACCTCTTCGCCAAGGTGCAATTGATTTGCGCCTTGCCCAGCACAAATCAATGCACCCGCACCTCAGTCTTCCTGCGCGATCGTAACCTTGCAGCCTTCGAGGGCCGGGGTGATCGCCACCTGGCACGAGAGGCGCGAGTACTCGTTGCGGTGGTCGGAGCTGTCGAGCAGGTCGTTCTCGTCCTCGCTCATGGTGGGCAGCTTGTCCATGAATTCGGGGGCGATGTGGACGTGGCAGGTTGCGCACGAGCAGCAGCCACCGCACAGCGCCAGCAGTTCATCGAAACCGCCATCACGGATGACTTCCATCAGGGTACGGCCCTCGGGAGCCTCGATGTTGGATTCTTCACCCGACTGATTGACGACGATGATCTGCGGCATGGTTCTCGATTCCCCTTTGATACATCCTGTATCGCAAATGCTGTTGTATGCGCACTTCCCGCAGGCTGCTAAAGGCTGCAACCCTCTTTTGCAAGGTAGCCAAAACCATGGGTTTGACCGCTGACGAACTCCGTTCGGGGCTGGACGCCATCGCCCGAATCGAACCGTCGATAGCCCGCGCCCTCGAAGTGGCCGGTTATCCGGAACCGCGCATACGCCCGACCGGCTATGCCACCCTGCTTCGCACGATCGTGGGACAACAGGTGAGTGTGGCTGCCGCCGCCTCGGTGTGGACCCGGCTGGAAACATTGCTGGGGGAAGGCATCCGACCCGAAACCCTGCTCGCCGCCGAATTCGAGGCCCTGCGCGGCTGCGGCCTGTCGCGCCAGAAGCAGGGCTATGCCCGCTCGCTGTGCGAACTGGTCATCGCCGGCAGCCTCGACTTCGATGGCCTGCCCGCCGACGACGAGGAAGCCATAGCCCAGCTCGTGCGGATCAAGGGCATCGGCCGCTGGTCGGCAGAGGTTTACCTCCTCTTCGCGGAAGGCCGCCCCGACATCTGGCCAGCCGGCGACCTTGCCGTTCAGGCGGGCCTGCACAAGCTGCTGCGCCTGAATGAACGGCCGAGCGAAAAGCTGACCCGCGAACTGGCGGAAGGCTGGCGCCCGCACCGGGGCGCGGCGGCGATCTTCACCTGGCACTGCTATAACAACACGGCGCTTTGACGCGCGGCTTCACCCTCCCCGTCTGGGGGAGCAATTCAGGCAATCGTGTCGATGAACTTCGCCAGCGCCACGTCGCGAACGCTCAGTCCTTCGGCATCGTGCGTGGTCAGGGTGATCCGCACCTTGTTGTAGACGTTGAACCACTCGGGATGGTGATCGACCTTGTCGGCCTGGATCGCCACGCGGGTCATGAAGCCGAAAGCCTCGCCGAAATCGGCGAACTTCAGTTCGCGGGTGATCGCAAGGCCGTCTTCGCGCAGGGACCAGCCCGGCAGGCTTTCCAGCGCATCGCCGCGTTCGGCGTCGGTCAGGCGGGCAATAGGCATCGAGGTCTCCTTGGCAGGTGAGCGGGTTTCTCCTATCGCTCGGCCCCATGCAAGAGGCCGCCCTTTCCCCGACGTCCATCGCCGTGACCGATCTGGCGTGCCGCCGGGGCGACAGGGTGCTGTTTTCCCGGCTTTCCCTTAACCTGAAAGCAGGCGACGCCTTGCAGGTTGCCGGCCACAACGGCATCGGCAAATCAAGCCTGCTGCGCATCATCGCCGGCCTTGCTCCCGCCTTCGCCGGCTCGGTCAGCGTGGAAGGGACCGTCGGCCTGCTCGACGAACGCCCTGCCCTGGACCCCGCCCTGCCGCTTGGCCGTGCACTGGCGTTCTGGGGCGCGCTTGACGGACTGGAGGAGAGCAAGGCGACTGGCGATCTGGCCCGCCTCGGCCTCGTCTCCCTGCTGGATGTGCCGGTGCGCTATCTCTCCACTGGGCAGAAGAAGCGCGCCGCGCTCGCCCGGCTGCTCGGACAGAAAGCCAGGGTGTGGCTGCTCGACGAGCCGCTCAATGGGTTGGACGGGCACGCCGTGGAGCTGGCCGAGACGATCACCGCGCAGCACTGCGCCGCCGGAGGGATCGCCGTGATCGCCTCGCACCAGACTTTGCGGCTTCCGGCGATGCGCATCCTGCCGCTGTCCGACTTCGCCTTGCGGGAACGGGCCGCATGAACGGCCGGATCGCCGCCCTGCTGCGCCGCGATCTTGCCCGCCTCCTGCTGCGTGGGCGCGGCGGCGGAGCCATGCTGCCGGTGCTGTTCTTCCTGTCCGTGGCGATGCTCTATCCTTTCGCGGTCGGGCCGGACGCCCCGCTGCTGGCTCGCACCGGCGGCGGCGTGATCTGGGTCGCCGCCCTGCTCGCCGCGATCCTGCCGCTCGACCGGCTCGTCGAACCGGATATCGAACTCGGCATGTTCGACCAGTGGGCCCTGCGCGGCATTTCCGAGGAACTGGTGATCGCCGTGCGCGTGATCGCCCACTGGCTGAGCTTCGGCCCGCCGCTGATGCTGGCCACGCTTCCTGCCGCCGCGCTGCTGGGGCTGGACGCAAAGACCTTGCGCGTGGTCGAGATCGGGTTGCTTGCCGGCACACCCGGCCTCGCCGCCTTGGGCGTGACGGTCGCCGCGCTGACGGCGGGCCTGCGCGGCGGGGCTGCTCTGTCAGGCCTGCTGGTGATCCCGATGGCGGTGCCCGTGCTAATCTTCGGAGCCGGCAGCCTGGGCACCGGCGGGACAAGCGGCCTTGCCCTCACCGCCGCTGCCAGCCTCGTCCTCATTGCCATCGCACCCTTTGCGGGCGGAGCCGCCGTTCGCGCCGCGCGCGGATAGGCCCGTCAACATCGCTGCTGCGTTTGGCGGCCACGGCGCGCCCGCGCATAGTGCCCTTCTCGAACCGGACAAACCCGGTCGGCGCGGTTCGCGCAGGAGGATAATCACTACAATGACGCAGCCCACGACCGGCCGGTACGAATTCGACGCAGACGCACGCCTTGCCCAGACGGTAGCGCACGGCCCCCGCTATGCGCCCCTGACCCTTGCCGAGGTCAGCCCGGAAGGACAGGAACAGGTCGATGCGATTCGCGCCGCCTTCTCCATCCCCGAAAGCCGCCCCTTCCCCGACGTCAGCCTGATAACCCTTCGCCACCCGGGCATGTTCAAGGGCCAGATGGTGCTGGGTATCGAACTGGCCGCCAAAGGCACCATCCCCGCGCGCGACCGCGAACTGGCGGTCCTGCGCCTGGCCCTGCTTGCCCGCGCACCGTTCGAGTGGTGCGAGCATGTCGATATCGGCAAGGCCTTCGGCGTCACGCTTGAAGAAATCGAGCGAGTGATCGACGGCTCCGAAGCGCCGGGCTGGACGCCCCACGAATCGGCCGTGCTGCGCGGCGTTGAAGAATTGCTGGCAGACCATTGCATCGCTGACGCCACCTGGGATGTGCTGGCGCAGACTTACGACGAAAAGCAGATGCTGGAATATCCGATGCTGATCGGTTCGTACCTGATGACGGCACTTCAGCAGAACTCGCTCAAGATCCAGCCCAAAGGCGGCTTCGATTATCGCTGATTCGCGTCATCAATAAGAGAATGAGTCTGTGGATAAGTGCGGCAGAAGCTGTGCGTCCACCGGCATAACTACGCAGCGTCCCCCAATCGCCCAGCCTTAGGCCGGGCGCTTGGCCGCGACCGCTCACAGCAAGCCCGCGCCCACGCGATCCCGATTAACGCCGGGGCAGCGCATAGCTTGAGAAAAACCCCCGATTTCCGCCGTTCCGACGGCTCCTATGACCTTTGAAAAAAAGGCCGGGACGAGCAAGGCAAGGAGCCGCCCCGGCCAAAGGTCACAGGATGGGAAGAACGCCCCATGACAAGCGTTCCTCCGGGCTTGGTGCAGGCTTGACGAGAGGAGCAAGCCGCGCAACAGTAGCTAATGATAATCATTCGCAGATGCAAGCCCTAAGGAGTCACTGCATGTATCAATACGTCGACCGCCCGCTTGCCGCCCTCGACGAAGGCTGCCGGTTCCTCGTCTGGTCCATGCGCGCATGGGTCACCGCGATCGGCCAGAAGCGCTGCCCGGCCCAGCTTCTGGCGCCCGCATTCGCCCGCTGGCGCATGATCGGGGGGCTACAGCCATTTCACCGCGCGATGATGCTGCTCAACCGCGATGCGCTTGATACGCTGGCATTCTGCCCCCTGGGATGCAGCCATGTGTCCGAGCATGAGGCGGTGATTCTCGAACTCATCACCAGCCTGCGCGACCGCGGCCCCTGCGCGACTCGGGAAACGCTGGAATTGGTGGTGACAGAGGACAGCGTTGGCGACCTGCTGGAAACGCTTTCGCGAATCGGCGCGGCGCTGGCTATCGCAGGCATCTTTCCGGGTGAGCCGGTCCCCAACACCGGCACCAGTCCCAGCATCACCCCCGGCGCCGGCGCGAATCACACGCGCCCCCGCTGAGGCCAGCGCCTTTGCGTTCGTGTTGTGCGAGGCGCGCCGCAAGCTCCCGGCTTCGCTCCCCACGGACGGAAGGTATCGGAGGGTCAATCCAGCGGTGCGACGTCCACCGAGGCGAACATCGTCTGCCCCGCCGATCCCCGGAACGTGCCGTCCAGCGGCGCCACGTCGGAATAATCGCGGCCCATGCCCAGAAAGATATGATCGCTGTCGGCGAGGCAGTTGTTGGTCGGATCGAAGCCGATCCAGCCCAGTTCCTCGCCGCACCACAGGTTTACCCAGGCGTGCATGGCGTCGGCACCGACAAGGCGTTCCTTGCCCGGCGGCGGCAGGGTGCGCAGGTAGCCGCTGACATAGGCCGCCGGGATGCCATGCGCGCGCGCAGCAATGATCATGACGTGGCTGAAGTCCTGACACACCCCATGCCGCTTCACGAAAGCCTCCAGTGGCGGCGTGTCCGTCTCGGTGGCGTCGGCATCGTAAGTGAATTCTTCGTGGATCGCGGACATCAGCGCACGGCCCGCTGCCATCACCGGCATCGCCTCATCCAGGAAGGACGCCGCCCACTGCGCGATCCGTGCCTCGGGCTGGGCGATCGGCGAGGCGAAGATGTACGAAGCGGGCGCCAAGTCGGAAAGGTCGGGCTTCTTCATCGCCCGCTCGCGCAGTTCGGCCAGCCCCGGCCCCGCCGCGTCGCGCACGAAGAAGGGCAGCGCCTCGACCTCAACCGTGAAGCGGCTTTCGATGGTCAACTGCCTGGTCGGCTCCCGCAGGGCGAACCGCGCCTCGTTGACGTGGTAGCCGCCTGACCCCTCAATCACCTGCCCGGGCTGCGGATCGACTTCTAGGGTGTAGTCCGAAACGCTCTGTCCCGCCCAGTCTGCAGGGCGCAGCCGCAGGTTGAACTGCGCCATGCGCACGGCCTGCGCGTATTTGATCGTGGTGATATGATTAACACTGTAGCGCATCACAGGACCCGCGAACGCCTTTCCGCTTCTTCGGAATCGAGTTGCAGGAAATAGCGCGCCGAAATCGCATCCGACAGGCCCAGCAGTTGGTCCTCGATCGCTTCCAGCCGCTCGGGCGTCATTTCCGAGGCGGTCGCTGCCTGCAACTCGCCCAGCAGGGCCCGAGCGGCGCGCAGGGGCGCTTCGGGGATATTGTCATCCCGCAAGCTGGGCAGTGCGGCGAGATGGTCGACGATCTCGTCCACTTGGAACACCAGCGCGCGCGGATTGTCGGGGTCCAGCAGCACCAGATCGCGCACCGGGTTGGCGACCGGCCCGGTCAGGTAACGACTGCGATAGATGATCTGGCTGTCGCACAGGTCCAGCAGCAGGCCGAGCGCGGCAGCGGGGTCGCCGTCTCCGGTGTCGGCCGTCAACTGGCGCGCCATGCGGCAGATCGCCTGCGCGCGCTCAAGCCTCTGACCGATTTCGAGGAAATGCCATGCGGCGGAGCGCACCATGTTCTCGGAAATCAGACCGGCGAGCGCGCTGAAATGCTCGGTCAGCCAGCGCGTGTTGGTCAGCATGGATTGCGGCTGATCCACCTTGATCGACGGCATCGGGCGGCTGACGATCCGCCAGAAATCACGCGCAAGGCGTTCACGCAGCGCCATGCCTACCTGTTGGCGCCGCCGCATCAGCGACGCGACGCCGCTGGGCAGCCGCGTTTCGGTCAGCGCGCGGGCGCAGATCTTGGCGACCGACAGCTTCGCCGTCTCCGGGCCGATCGCACCCCAGTGCAGCAGCAGCGCGGTCAGGCGCGGCAGTACCCCGCCTTCCTCGCTGGGGCTGGAATCGTTCTCTGCCGGGCTGGCGAGGATGGCGCGCACAATGCGCACCATGGTCTCCGCGCGTTCGTTGTAGCGCCCGAACCAGAACAGGTTGTCCGCCGCCTGACTGGCGAGGATGCCGCCGCCGCGCGAGATCGGCGGCTCCCCCGCCACGCGGCTGCCGAGGTGGTGGCTGGTCGGCTTCTCGTCGACGATCCACAAGTCCGCCGACAGATCGCCCGCGCCCATCAACGACGTGGGCAGCGCCGAGTTCGACGACAGGCGCACGAAGCCCCCCGGCATCACGCTCCAACCGCCATCGGGGTCGCGTGCTACAAAGGCGCGCACGGTGAAGGGACGGGGAACGATCTCGCCGTCGATGATCGCCGGCGTGGTGGAAAGGCGGACGATCTCCTGCCCGCAATAGTCCATCGGGCGACGCCACAGCGCGTCGATGATCGACGCGCGCTTGGCGTCGCTCAGCCCGGCCCCGGCGACGGGATCGCGGCTTTCCAGCCCCTCGATCGGTTGGCCGAACGCGGGGAGCAGCGCCAGTTCGTCCAGCCGCGCGGCGACGGTGGAGCTTTCCACCGCCTGCCCGCACCACCATGTCGCGACATTGGGCAGGATCGGCGCCTCGCCCAGCAGGACACGGCACAGGCGCGGCATGAACGCAGCGAACGCAGCCGATTCGAGCACTTCGACGCCCGGCCAGTTGACCATCTCCACCCCGCCGCCGGCCCAGGCGTCAAACAGGTTGGCGACGCCAAGCTGCGATTTCGCATCGAACGAAAGCGGATCGAGCGCGGTAGTGTCGATCCAGCGCCAGAGCGCATCGACGCGCTTCGGCCCCGCGATCGTGCCCACGTACAGCCGGTCGTCCAACACGGTAAGGTCCCGCCCTTCGACCAGCGGCAGGCCGAGGTAGCGGGCAAGATGCGCCTGCTCGGCATAAGTCTGGTTGAAGCGGCCGGGGGTGAGCAGCGCGATGCGCGGGTTTTCGCGGCGGCAGGCGGCGGCCATGCCGCCCTGCATCTGCGAGAAGAAGTCGGACAAGCGGCGAGCATGGGCGTCCGCCAGGAGATTGCCCACCGCGCGCGACATCGCAAGGCGGTTTTCCAGCGCATAGCCCACGCCGCCAGCCACGCGCACGCGGTCCTGCAGCACCCGCCACTGTCCGCCCGGACCCCGTGCAAGGTCGGCGGCGTAGACGTGGATGAAGCGCCCGCCCGGCGGACTGCGGCCGATCATCTTGCGCGCGAAAAACGGGCTTCCGGCAACCACGGCGGCGGGCAGGTGGCCGTCTTTCACCAGCTTCTGCGGGCCGTAGATGTCGGCGGCAAGCGTCTCCATCAATTCGGCGCGCTGGACGAGGCCGCGTTCGACCTCGGCCCATTCGTCAGCGCCGACGATCAGGGGAATCGCGTTAAGCGGCCAGGATCGCTCGTCCTCGGCCCCGGTGAGGCGGAAGGCGAGGCCAAGGTCAGCGGCGTGACGAGCGGTGGCGTCCTGAAGCGCGGAAGGATCGCCATCGGTCAGTGCAGCGAGGCCGGACGCGACCTTGCGCCAGCATTCCGCCACGACCGGCGAAGCATCGCCATACAAGTCGCCGCCCGATCCTTTCGCGGCATAATCGTCGAGCCAGCCGGGTGGAAGGGCGACTTCGGGCTTGGTTTCGGCTGTCATGGCCATTGCCGTGGAAACCGCACGAACGCTTCTGCGCCGAACGCCCGGCTTCTCTTCATTCTGTCACCCTGAACTTGTTTCAAAGCCCATTGCGCGGCCGGCCTCGCGCCTTGAGGCCGTAAACCGCCAGTCCGATTGGCAAACCAAGTCGGAAGGATATGCTGCCCGATAGAGCCTGAAACAAGTCCGGGCTGACGGGCGTAAGAAACGTCCGATTGTCCTTCCCCTGACGAAGAAGGCCCAGAACAACAGCAAACGGAAAACGCAGGCACCATCCCCTACATTAGCCGGGCAGGTCGCCTCAGGTCGAGAGTGTAGGGAAATTCGCTCGCCGATTCCTCGAACGGACGTGGCAGCGGGCCGGGCGAATGGCCGTGTTCCTGGAAGCGCGCCTTGCGCCGCGCCTCCGCTTCGTAGCCGTTGACGGGCATCGTATCGTAGTTGCGCCCGCCGGGATGGGCGACATGATAGACACACCCGCCCAGCGAGCGCCCGTTCCACAAGTCGTAGATGTCGAAAGTCAGCGGCGGATGCGCGGGCACCATCGGATGCAGGCATTCCGCCGGGAACCACGCCTTGTAGCGCACGCCGCCAACGCCTTGCGAGCCATTGGCGCCCGTCCCCACCGCCGTCAGCGGAACCTGTCGGCCATTGCAGGTGATGACATGGCGGCCGGGAACAAGGCCGGTGGCCTTTACCTGCAAACGCTCTGTCGAACTGTCGACATAGCGCACGGTGCCGCCGATCGCGCCGGTTTCGCCCAGCACGTTCCACGGCTCCAGCGCGTGGCTGATTTCCAGCGATACGCCGCCGCCCTCGACTTCGCCGTGGATCGGGAAGCGGAACATGCGCTGCGCCTCGAACCACTTCGGGTCGAAGTCGTAACCCGCCATCCGCAAATCATCGAGGACGCCCAGGAAGTCGGCCCAGACGAATTCGCCCAGCATGAAACGGTCGTGAAGCTGCGTGCCCCAGCGGACCAGCGGCCCTTCGACCGGCTCGCGCCAGAACCATGCCGCCAGCGCCCGGATCAGCAATTGCTGCGCGCAGGACATGCGCGGCTCAGGCGGCATTTCGAAGCCCCTGAACTCCACAAGGCCGAGGCGGCCTGTGGGTCCGTCCGGGCTGAACATCTTGTCGATGCAGATTTCGGTGCGGTGGGTATTGCCGGTCACATCGACGAGCAGGTTTCGGAACAAACGGTCGACCACCCAGGGCGCGGGCTGCGCTTCGCTCGGCCCGGGCACCTGCGCCAGCGCGATTTCCAGCTCGTAAAGCGAATCGTGGCGTGCCTCGTCGATACGCGGCGCCTGGCTGGTCGGGCCGATGAACAGGCCGGAGAACAGGTAGCTCAGCGAAGGATGCCGCTGCCAGTACGTGATAAAGCTTTTCAGCATGTCCGGGCGGCGGATGAACGGGCTGTCGAGCAGGGTCGGCCCGCCCAGCACGATGTGATTGCCGCCGCCGGTGCCGATCGAGCGGCCGTCGACCATGAACTTGTCTGCGGTGAGGCCGATTTCGCGCGCACAGTCGTAGAGCGTTTCGGTAATCTCCACCGTCTCGCGCCACGAAGCGCTGGGGTGGATGTTGACTTCGATGACGCCGGGATCGGGCGTGATCTTGAGGACCATGAGGCGCGGGTCCGGCGGCGGGCCGTAGCCCTCGATCCGCACCGGCAGCTTCATTTCCTCGGCCACGACCTCGATCGAGGCGACTAGTTCGAGGTAATCCTCCAGCGCCTCGGTCGGCGGGATGAACACGGCGAGGTAATCGCCGCGCGGCTCCACCGTGACGGCGGTGCGCACCGCGCCCTTGATGATGTCCGCCTCTACCGGGGCTTCCGCGAAAGACTTCGGCTCAGGCACGGCGCGGAAACGCTGCGGGCCGCCGTCATTGGTCTGGTTGGCGTTAGCCTGCTCAGTGACCTGCACGCGGAAATCGGCGAGCGGCTCACGCTCCTCTGCCGTGTCGCGGGGGTGGATATAGGGGAAATCCTTCGGCGCCACGTAAGGCAGCGACCCCAGCGGCAGGCGGTAACCGATGGCGCTATCGCCCGGCACCGCCGTCAGCAGGCCCTTGCGCACGCGCCAATGCTCGGAGCGCCAGCGCGGGATCGACTGGTCCTTGCTGTTCCAGCGCTGCACCGGCAGCACGAAGCCCACCGGCTTGTCCAGCCCGCGCCGGTACGTGCGGCGGAAACGGCGCGCCAGTTCCTCATCCTCGATACTGGGGTCGAGCGGGGTGACGTTCACCGCCAGTTCGTCCTCGCGCAGCATCCACACGCCCCGGTCTTCGAAGACCGGCTGGACGAAGTCCGCGTCGAGGCCCAGCCCTTCGGCGGCAGCGGCCAGCAGGTTCGCGGCGGAAAGGATGTCGATGGTGGGCAGCGGATCGGGATCGCCGCCCTTTTCCAGCGGCTTTTCGCCGGCGATCAGGCTATCGTCCTGCCAGATCGGCACACCGTCCTTGCGCCAGTAGATGGAGTACCCCCAGCGCGGCAGGGTTTCTCCGGGATACCATTTACCCTGCCCGTGATGGAGCAGAGAACCGGGCGCGAACTTGGTGCGCAGCAGGCGGATCAGCTTGTCGGCATAAGCGGCCTTGGTGGGGCCGACGGCGCCGCTGTTCCACTCGTCCGCCTCGAAATCGGTGGCGGCGATGAAGGTGGGCTCGCCGCCCATCGTCAGGTTGACGCCGCCTGCGTTCAGGTCCTCGTCCACCTTGTCGCCCAGTGCGAGCAGGGCTTCCCAGCGGTCGTCGGTGAAGGGCTTGGTGATGCGCACGGCCTCGGCGATGCGGCTGACGTCCATCGCGAAATCGAAGTCGACTTCGGCCGGCTCGGCCATGCCCTCGATCGGGGTGGCGGAGCGGTAGTGCGGCGTCGCGCAAAGCGGAATGTGGCCCTCGCCCGCGAACATGCCTGACGTCGCATCGAGGCCGATCCAGCCCGCGCCGGGCACATAGGCCTCCGCCCAGGCGTGAAGGTCGGTGACGTCCTGCAGCACGCCGACCGGCCCTTCCTTGGGCAGCACATCGGCAACAAGCTGGATCGAATAGCCCGAGACGAAGCGTGCGGCGAAGCCCAGGCGGCGCAGCAACTGCACCAGCAGCCAAGCCGAATCGCGGCACGATCCGATGCCGACGTCCAGCGTCTCCTCAGGCTCCATCACGCCCGATTCCATGCGGATCACATAACCGATGCGCTGCTGGAGCTTGCTGTTGATGTCGACCAGGAAGTCTACCGTGCGGCCTTCGTAATCGGCGTGAGCGGCGACCAGCGCCTCGAACAGCGGCCCCTGCTCCTCGACCTCGAAATAGGCCGAAAGATCCGTATTCATATCTGGCGAATAGGCGAAGGGGTATTCCTCCGCTTCGGGTTCCACGAAGAAATCGAAAGGGTTGATGACAGCCAGTTCGGCCAGCAGGTCCACCTCGATCGAGAAGTGATCGACCGGATCGGGGAACACCACCCGCGCCAGCCAGTTGCCGTGCGGGTCCTGCTGCCAGTTCAGGAAATGCTCGGGCGGGCTGATCGTCAGCGAGTAGTTGGGAACCTCCGTCCGGCTGTGCGGCGCCGGGCGAAGCCGGATAACCTGAGGGCCGAGACGAATGCGCCGCGAATAGCGGTAGCGGGTGAGGTGGTGCAAAGCGGCCTTGATCATCGAGGGGGAGTGTGCGCGAAACGATGCTGCACCGCAACGATGTTCACTTGGCACCTCGAACGAATTCGGCAACACTTCGTCGTGACGGGAAAGATTGCCGCAGTTGTGTCATCGTGGCATGCAAAAGGGCCTCGGGTGAACAAGATGGATATGCTGGAAGTTAGCGACGAAACCGAAGCAGCCCGCGAAAACGGAGAAACTGCGGACCTGGGTACGCAGCCCGCGCGGTACTTCAATCGCGAACTGAGCTGGCTCGCCTTCAACGAGCGGGTTCTGGCCGAAGCCTCCAATCCCGATTACCCGCTGCTGGAAAGGCTGCGGTTCCTGTCGATCTCCGGCAGCAACATCGACGAATTCCTGATGGTGCGCGTTGCAGGCCTCGCCGGGCAGGTGCGCCGCCAGATCGAGGAAATCTCGATCGACGGACTGACGCCGCAGCAGGCGCTGGCCGTCACTCACGAGAAAGTGCTGGAACTGGAGCAGGTCCAGCAGAACTCATGGGAAGCGCTGAAAGTCCAGTTGGCCGAGGCCGGAGTCGCCGTCATCGGCGAGAACGACAAGCTCGACCGTGAGCGTGAGCGCTGGCTGCGCGACTATTTCATCGAACACGTCATGCCGGTGATCACCCCGCAGGCGATCGACCCGGCGCACCCCTTCCCCTTCGTCGCCAACCAGGGCATCGGCGTGCTGTTTTCGCTCACCCGCGTGGCGGACGACGCGCCGGTGATGGAGATGGTGTTGATCCCCGCGCCGCTGCCGCGCTTCGTGCGCATTCCCGGCGAAAAGGCGGCGTGGATCTCGATCGAGGACATCATCTGCCGCAACACGGCCGA
The DNA window shown above is from Novosphingobium sp. P6W and carries:
- the ccmA gene encoding heme ABC exporter ATP-binding protein CcmA; translated protein: MQEAALSPTSIAVTDLACRRGDRVLFSRLSLNLKAGDALQVAGHNGIGKSSLLRIIAGLAPAFAGSVSVEGTVGLLDERPALDPALPLGRALAFWGALDGLEESKATGDLARLGLVSLLDVPVRYLSTGQKKRAALARLLGQKARVWLLDEPLNGLDGHAVELAETITAQHCAAGGIAVIASHQTLRLPAMRILPLSDFALRERAA
- a CDS encoding 2Fe-2S iron-sulfur cluster-binding protein, with the protein product MPQIIVVNQSGEESNIEAPEGRTLMEVIRDGGFDELLALCGGCCSCATCHVHIAPEFMDKLPTMSEDENDLLDSSDHRNEYSRLSCQVAITPALEGCKVTIAQED
- a CDS encoding transglutaminase family protein, coding for MRYSVNHITTIKYAQAVRMAQFNLRLRPADWAGQSVSDYTLEVDPQPGQVIEGSGGYHVNEARFALREPTRQLTIESRFTVEVEALPFFVRDAAGPGLAELRERAMKKPDLSDLAPASYIFASPIAQPEARIAQWAASFLDEAMPVMAAGRALMSAIHEEFTYDADATETDTPPLEAFVKRHGVCQDFSHVMIIAARAHGIPAAYVSGYLRTLPPPGKERLVGADAMHAWVNLWCGEELGWIGFDPTNNCLADSDHIFLGMGRDYSDVAPLDGTFRGSAGQTMFASVDVAPLD
- a CDS encoding carboxymuconolactone decarboxylase family protein; this translates as MTQPTTGRYEFDADARLAQTVAHGPRYAPLTLAEVSPEGQEQVDAIRAAFSIPESRPFPDVSLITLRHPGMFKGQMVLGIELAAKGTIPARDRELAVLRLALLARAPFEWCEHVDIGKAFGVTLEEIERVIDGSEAPGWTPHESAVLRGVEELLADHCIADATWDVLAQTYDEKQMLEYPMLIGSYLMTALQQNSLKIQPKGGFDYR
- a CDS encoding 4a-hydroxytetrahydrobiopterin dehydratase, translating into MPIARLTDAERGDALESLPGWSLREDGLAITRELKFADFGEAFGFMTRVAIQADKVDHHPEWFNVYNKVRITLTTHDAEGLSVRDVALAKFIDTIA
- a CDS encoding DNA-3-methyladenine glycosylase, translating into MGLTADELRSGLDAIARIEPSIARALEVAGYPEPRIRPTGYATLLRTIVGQQVSVAAAASVWTRLETLLGEGIRPETLLAAEFEALRGCGLSRQKQGYARSLCELVIAGSLDFDGLPADDEEAIAQLVRIKGIGRWSAEVYLLFAEGRPDIWPAGDLAVQAGLHKLLRLNERPSEKLTRELAEGWRPHRGAAAIFTWHCYNNTAL
- a CDS encoding cysteine synthase A, translated to MTSSKTVAPQAQPSTLDLIGNTPLVLLKGPSEAAGCEIWGKCEFANPGASVKDRAALWIVRDAEARGTLQPGGTIVEGTAGNTGIGLALVANALGYKTVIVMPETQSREKMDTLRALGAELVLVPAAPFSNPGHFVHTSRRLAEDTEGAIWANQFDNIANRKAHIESTAPEIWAQMEGRVDGFTCAAGTGGTLAGVGMGLKAFDDNVTIALSDPYGAALYNYYAHGELKAEGSSVAEGIGQGRITANLEGAPVDTQFRISDEEGLEWVRRLLSEEGLCLGLSSGINVAGAVALGRKLVAEGKPSARVATILCDTGFRYLSSLYNAEWLEAKGLPVFPWLAK
- a CDS encoding heme exporter protein CcmB; its protein translation is MNGRIAALLRRDLARLLLRGRGGGAMLPVLFFLSVAMLYPFAVGPDAPLLARTGGGVIWVAALLAAILPLDRLVEPDIELGMFDQWALRGISEELVIAVRVIAHWLSFGPPLMLATLPAAALLGLDAKTLRVVEIGLLAGTPGLAALGVTVAALTAGLRGGAALSGLLVIPMAVPVLIFGAGSLGTGGTSGLALTAAASLVLIAIAPFAGGAAVRAARG